In Caulobacter segnis ATCC 21756, the sequence CTTGACGGCGCCGGTGGCGCGCACGCCCTCGACCGGGCCCTTGTCGATCGACTCGACGGCTTCGGCGAACAGCTTGGCCAGCACGCCGCCGGTGTTGAACATGATCGACATCACCCCGGCGAACGGGCCGAGGCCCACGGCGGTGATGAAGATCAGCGCCACCACGAGGTCGGGAATCGAGCGGATCAGGTCCAGCACCCGGCGCACCGGCTGCTGGATCCAGACCGGCGCGATGTTGCGCGCGCCCAGAAGACCCAGCGGGATGGCCACGATGATCGCCAGCGCCGTGCCCCACAGCGCCATCTGGATGGTCTGCCACATCTTGCCGATGAACAGCGGCCAATCCATCGACAGGAACAGATCGGGATCCGTGAACGGCTTGAAGAACAGCTTGGCGAAGTTCCCCGTCCGCTCGGTGTCGGTGAACAGCTGCGGGAACTTGTCGATCTCGGCCGGCTTGAAGCTGACGATCAGCAGCAGGATCACCCCGCCCCAGAGCAGGGTGTCGAAGGCCAGGGCCGAGGCCGAGCGCTTGGGCGGCGCCGGTATGGTCGCGTCGCTCATGCTAGGCCTCAGTTCGCGGGCGTCGAGGCGAGGCCGGCCTTGCCCTCGGCGGCGACCCGTTCGGACTTGATCTGGTCCAGCGACGTCTGGGCGGCGGCGATCTTGGCCTGGTCGCCGGCCTCGCGGGCCAGGCCCAGCTGCTCGGTGGCCTCCATCTCGCGCACGACCAGCAGGTGCGAGTCGTCGGCCGGTTTAAAGCCGCCGATGCTCAGCTTCTTCAGATAGCCGCGCTGCTGCGCGGCCTCCGGCGTATCGCCTTGCGCATAGGTCAGGAAGAACTGGCGCAGCTTTTCCTTAATGGCGGGATCGAGGTCCTTGCGCCAGACGATCGGGTCCTCGGGCAGGGTCGGCGATTGCCAGATGACCCGGACCCGGTCGGTGACGCCCTCGCCGCGCGCCTTCGAGAGGCCGATGGCGGTCGAGTTGTTGGTGGCCGCGTCCAGCTTGCCGTTGGCCACGGCGAACAGGTTCGCCTGGTGGTTGGCGCTGATCACGGTCTTGAAGCAGTCCTCGGGCTTCTTGTTGGCCGGGATGAACACGTAGGTCATCGGCGCCAGGGTGCCCGAGGTCGACTTCTTGTCGCCGATGCCGAAGTTCAGCGACTTGTCGCACTTCAGCAGGTCCTGGACCGACTGGATCTTGCTGCCGGCCGGCACGATGATCACCGACTTGTAGCCGTCGGTGCCCGACGGGTCGAAGGTGCGGGCGAAGACCTCGCCGTTCGAGCGGCGCACGGCCTCGAGGCCCGATTGGTTCGAGAACCAGCCCAGGTCGGTCTGCTTGGCGCCCATGGCCACGATCAGCGACGAGTAGTTCGACGAGAAGAACGGCTTCACCTTGAGGCCGGTCTGCTTCTCCATGTCGGCCAGGATGGGCTTCCAGTAGCTCTCCATGTTCTGGGCGGACTCGGTCGACAGGATCGAGAAGGTGATCGTGTCCTTGTCGGCGGGCGTCTGGGGAGCCTTGCCGCACGAAGCGAGCGCCAGGGCCGAAAAGGCTGCGGCGATCACGAGGGCCGAACGACGGTTGATCATTGCGGGGCTCCTTCCCAGAACACGTCCTCGAATTCCGGGCCGTAGATGTCGATGAGTTTTTCGCGGTTCAGGCCGGTCGCCGGGCCGTCATAGACCTTGTGGCCAGCCTTGAGGGCCACGACCCGGTCGCAGTAGCGAAGGGCGTAGTCCACCTGGTGCAGGGTTACGACGACGGTCAAGCCGTCGGTTTGATTCAGGTCACGGAGAATCTCCATGACCTTGCGCGCCGAGACCGGGTCCAGCGAGGCGACCGGCTCGTCGGCCAGGATGATCTTGGCCTTCTGGACGAGCGCGCGGGCGATGGCGCCGCGCTGCTGCTGGCCGCCCGACAGGGTGTTGGCGCGCTGGGCGGCGTAGTCGGCGACGCCGACGCGGGCCAGGGCCGCCATGGCCGCCTCGCGCGTCTCCTTGGGCCACGCGCCGAACAGGCCCCGGAGGACCGGAATGCGCCCCAGCGAGCCCAGCGCGACATTGCTGAACAGGGACAGGCGCCCCACGAGATTGAACTGCTGAGCGATGAAGCCGATGCGGATGCGCGCCTTGCGCACCTCGCTCGAGACCTTGCCCTTGGCCTGGACCGCCCCGCCGAAAGCGGTGATCACGCCCTCGCCCCCATTCTCGCCAGGAGGGTCGATGGTCTGCAGACCGTCGATCGAGCGCAGCAGGGTGGATTTTCCCGAGCCCGACGGCCCGATGAGCGCGATCATCTCGCCCCGAGCCACGTCGAGGGAGACGGCGTCCAGCGCGCGACGAGACCCGAAGGTCTTGGAGGCGGCGCGGATCGAAAGAACAGGGTCCGACGTCATGGTCGGGGCGAATCCTTAACGTGGTTTCATAGCTTGGGAAATGCGTTCACCGGTTTGGGGCAGGTTCGCAATGGATTTGTGACACCCCGAACCCATTATCGCGACCACGACATGCCCCGCCGATCTCCATTTCCAGACTGGGCGGGCGTCCGGCCGGCCAAACCGCCCACTCTTTCCGCCGCCGCGCTCGCGTGGATCAATTCGTCACAAAACGGCGCCGCAAAAGGGTCTTTACATCCCGGATCAATGCCCCTATTTCGCACGGCTCCGGCGGACCCGAAGTCCTCTAAACGCTGCTAACGCCGGCCTGGGTTTAACTTCCAACAGGGGGTTACGTGAATTGCGCACGTACCATTCGCCCCTGGACCTGGTCCGTGAGCGGTCACCGGAACGTCCCGTCGCACTCGTGCGGCCTGACGCGGTTTCCGTAGCTGCGCGCTGGTTCCAGTCCGAATTTAAAGGCGACGTCTTCTACGCGGTGAAGGCCAATCCTTCGCCGTGGGTGATCCGTGAGCTGGCTCAGGCCGGCGTGCGGTCCTTCGACGTCGCGTCGCTGAACGAAGTCGAACTCGTGGCCAACGAGGCCCCGGGCTCGCGCATGGCCTTCATGCACCCGGTCAAGAGCCGGGCGGCGATCGCCGCCGCCTATTTCGACCACGGCGTGAAGACCTTCTCGTTCGACACCCACGAAGAGCTGGCCAAGATCCTGGACGCCACCGGCCAGGCCAAGGACCTGAACCTGATCGTCCGCATGGGCGTGCAGGCCGAAGGCGCGGCCTACAGCCTGTCGGGCAAGTTCGGCGTCGAGAGCCACAATGCTCCGGCCCTGCTGCTGGCCGCGCGTCGCGCCACCCAGGACCTGATGGGCGTGTCGTTCCACGTCGGCAGCCAGTGCATGCGCCCGACGGCGTTCCAGGCGGCGATGGCCCAGGCCTCTCGCGCCCTGGTGCGCGCCGGCGTGCTGGCCGATGTCGTCGACGTCGGCGGCGGCTTCCCGTCGATCTATCCGGGCATGGTCCCGCCGGATCTCTCCGAGTACCTGGCGGCCATCGACCGCGGCTTCGCCGAGATGATGGTCCACGAGACCACCGAGCTCTGGTGCGAGCCAGGCCGCGCCCTGGTGGCCGAGGCCTCGTCGCTGCTGGTCAAGGTCGAGCTGAAGAAGGGCGACGCGCTCTATCTGAACGACGGGTCCTATGGCTCGCTGTTCGACGCCGCGCACATGAAGTGGCCCTTCCCGGTGAAGCTCTTCCGCAAGAACGGCGAAGTCGTGGAAGAAGGCCTGAAGCCCTTCCGCTTCTACGGCCCGACCTGCGACAGCGTCGACCACATGCCCGGCCCGTTCTACCTGCCGGAAAGCGTCGACGAGGGCGACTACATCGAGATCGGCATGCTCGGCGCCTATGGCGTGGCCATGAACACCCGCTTCAACGGCTTTGGCGAAACCGACACCGTCGAGGTGCAGGACGCCCCGATGGCCTCGATGTACGGCCTGGCCAAGCGCTCGATCCCGGTCGTCCGCCAGGAGGCGGAAGAGCGCAAGATCGTCCGCTTCTCGCGTCCCAAGGGCGCGGCCGGCAAGCGCAAGCGCCGTCGCTAGACCGAGGTCGGAAATCCTGCGATCAACGTGAAGGAGGCGGATATCCATCCGCCTCCTTTTTTGTTCGCGCATCGCAGACCCCGAGCGGGCGGCAGACTTCACGGGCCATGACGACACGCTCTTCCGCTCAGAACGATCCGCCAATCTGGATCGTCGCCCTGATCCTGCTCGCCGCCAGCTTCGCGCCCCTGTCCCACGCGCTGTGGGCGGGCCTGGCGCCCATCGACAGCTACAACTCCATCTGGGTCGAGTCCTTCGGCGCGGCCCTGCGCCGAGGCGAGTTTCCGCCGCGCTGGATTCCCGAGGGCTTTCACGGCCTGGGCGGGTCGTCGTTCTATTTCTATCCGCCGCTGTTCTTCTACGTCGCCGCCGGCGTCGATCTGCTGACCGGTGGGCTGCTGAACGCCGAGCAGGTGACGGCCTGGGCGTGCCTGGTGCTGTCGCTCGCCGGAAGCCTTGGCCTCTACGCCTGGATGCGCCCCCATGCGGGGGGGCGCGTGGCGCTGGTCGCCGGCGCGGTCTACGCCGTCGCGCCCTATCACCTGCTGGACGCGGTCTCGCGCGGCTCGCTGGGCGAGCTGGCCGTCTATGCGGTGCTGCCGTTCTTCGCCCTCAGCCTGGAGCGCGCCGCCCGCCACCCCGCCTGGATCCCGCCGCTGGCGCTGAGCCTGGCGGGGATGATCCTGGGCCACATCGCGGTGGCCTTGCCGATCTGCCTGATCGCGGCGCCGATCGCCGCCCTGTGGCTGATCATGAGCGCCGAGCCGATGGCGCGCCTGGCGATCGTGGCGCGCCTGGCCGCGGGCGCGATCCTGGGGGCGGGGCTGGCGATGACCTACCTGCTGCCGGCCCTGGCCCTGCAGGACGCCGCCTCGATGAAGTTCATGTGGGGCCCGCCTCTGTCGGGCGCCGACCCCGCCGCCTGGACGCTGCTGAACGCCAAGCACTGGCCGCCAGCGCCTCTGGCCGGCGCCATGGCCTGGCTGGGTTGGACCTACGGCGCGGCGGCGCTGGGCGTCCTCGCCGTCCTCGGCCGGGCCTCAGGCCCCCGTACGGCGGCCGCGCGGGTGTGGGCCGCGGTCTGCCTGGTCGCCATCGCCGCCTACGCCACGCCGGCCGTCTGGCACGGCCCGCTGGCGCCGATCCTGGGCAAGATGCAGTTCCCGTTCCGCATGCTGGTCATGGTCGAGTTCGCCCTGATCGCCGCCGCCAGCCTGGCGTTCAGCCACCGTCCGCGCCTCGTGGTCCTGTTGGCCGCGGTCGTCGCCGTCAGCGTCTGGGTCCCTGTCAAGCAGACCCTGATCCCGGCGTTCGAGCGCGCCCGCCTCTATCCCGCCGGTCAGGACCCGACGATCGCCCAGCGCATCCGCGTGGGACGCCTGCCGGAAGAGCACCTGCCGGGCGACTTCTTCTTCGATCCGGCGATCCTGGTCGATCGCGTCTATCTGAGCGGCTACGAGCGCCTGCCGCTGGTCCGTCCGCTCGATCCGGCCGCCAAAGTCCTGGCCGCGACCTCCTACCCGGACGGCAGCCTCGCCGTGCGGCTGGACGCCCCGCGCCCGACCCGCGTGGTCGTCCGCCGCTTCTACTTCCCCGCCTGGCGGGCCGATCTCGTCCAGGCCGGCGAGGACCCCGGCGTCGCGATCAGTTCCACCGGCCCGTCGCGCATCCTGACCTTCGCCGCCACGCCCGGCGACCACGTCTATCGTCTGCACATCGTGCGGACCCCGGTCGAGAAGCTGGGCGACGCGATCGCGCTGGCGTCGCTGGCGGCGATCGGCCTGATCGGTTTCGCGACGCGTCAGCGACGTGGGGCGCCAGGCGGCGCACGCCAGAGGTGACTCAACGCGCCGGAGCGCCAAGCCGTGGGATCACTGGACAAATGCCTACGCAGACACGAAAAACGCTCATGCAGGACGCGCTGGCGCCCAAAGTTGAGTGGCTTGATGTCCAAGGTAACGCTTCGCTGGCCAGTGATCGTGCTCATTCTGGCCTTTCAGAGCTTTTGTCTGCTCAGGCATGATCTCGGCCATGGGGCCGGCTATGGACACAGCTACATCTACAACGCCACTTGGCTTCTGGATTTCAACAATACCTTGGCGCAAGGCCACTTCCCGCCGCGCTGGCTGCACGGCGCGTGGACAGGCCTGGGCGCGCCGTCCTTCTATTATTATCCGCCCTTGGCCTTCTACGTGGCGGCCTTTGTGCGCTACGCGTTCGGCACCATCGATTATCCGCTGATCCTCGCCTGGGCCACCTACCTGATGGTGCTTGGCTCGGGCCTTTCCATGTTCGCTTGGCTGCGGACGCGAACGGGGGACGCCTGGGCTCTGATAGGCGCGCTGATCTATGTAGCCGCCCCGTACCATCTGGTTAGCTTCTACGTGCGGGCCGCCATCGGCGAGACCGCCGCCTATATGACCCTGCCCCTCTTTGCGCTGTGCCTAGAGCGCGCCGCGAAGTCGTGGAACTGGGTTCCAGGCTTGGCCCTGTCGGCCGCCGCCCTCGTGATGTCGCACCTGCTGATCGCCATGCTGGTCTTCATCAGCATCGCGCCCGCCTTCGCGGCCTACCTGCTGTTGGACGCGCCCCCCGAGAAGCGCCGCGGGGTTTTCCTTCGTTGCGCCGCCGGCGCCGCGCTAGGGCTGATCCTATCGGCAAGCTATCTGGGCCCCGCGATGCTGATGCAGAAGATGGCGTTGCTGAGGGTCATGTGGGGGAACGACGCCGATCCCTACAAGTGGGCCCTGATGCATCCCGCGATGTGGCCGAGCAAACCCTACTCAACCTCCCTGGCTCTGATGGCGTACGGGCTGGCGGGCGCGGCCCTTGGCGCGATCATCGGTGTGGCGGGCCGCAAAATGACCTCGACGCAACGCGAAGTCCTGGCCTGGAGCATCGGCGTTTTAATCGCCTTCGCTCTCTACGCCATGCCTTGGGTCTGGCGCGGCGTCACCGGGTTGGCGCTGAGCAAGGTGCAGTTCCCGTACCGCCTATTGCTGGGGATGGAATTCGCGGCGATCACCGCCGTCGTTCTGGCTTTCGCGCACGGTCGACGGCGGGTTCCGCTGGCGGCGCTCGTCCTGATCGCCACTATCCCCCTGGGATACGGCCTGGCCCTCCAGAAGCCGGCCATCGACTTCCACCTCGCTCAAGTCGGCGATAGCATCTCGCCCGAGGCTGCATCACATATCGCCTGCCGGCTTGTCCCCGAGGAACACCTGCCCGCCGCATTCGGAGGCGGTCCGCGCTACGCCGCCGACAAGTATTGCATGACGCAATATGACATGCCGCTGGCCGAGGCCGAGAACGACGGCGCCAGGGTGACCGCCGCCAACCTCTTCCCGGACGGCAGCGTCGCCATGGCGGTCGAGGCGACCCGGCCGACCCGCATCGTGCTGCGCAAGCACTATTTCCCTACCTGGGAGATCGGCTTCGTCCAGAAGGGGCCCGATCGGGCCATGGCGACGCAGCCAGCAGGACCCGAGGCGTTGCTGTCGTTCGTCGCCGAGCCGGGCGCGCACACCTATCGAGCGCTCATCGTCCGCTCTTCGCTGGAGAAGGTCTGCGATGCGCTCACCTTGGCGGGGCTTGTCTTCTGCCTGGCCTGGCTAGGCTTGTCGGCGCGCCGTCGTCTGCTGTCCCGATCGGGCCGTGACGACCTTCTGGGCCGACTCCGCGCGTTTATCGGCGCATAAGGACTCGATAATCGTCACAAAGACTCTATATAGCGCCCCCTTCATCCTCTCGCCGGTCGCTCCGTCCCGGCGGGCTCTAGGGTCACGACGGGCGCTCACCTTCAGAGGATCCTCTGTCATGAACGCTCCCGTTCCGAACACGAAGGCCGAACTGCTCCAGAAGGTCGTCGAGCACGTCGACATCACGTCGTACGACGCTCGCCCGATCATCGACTCGATGCGCAAGATGTCGTTCAGCTCGCGCGACACCGCCCGCGCGGCCGACATCTTCAACATGGCCCTGGCCGACAAGGGCTGCTCGACCTGGCTGATCCTGGCCGGTTCGACCTCGGCCGGCGGCTGCATGCACGTCTACCGCGACATGGTGAAGAACGGCATGATCGACGCCGTGGTCGCCACCGGCGCCAGCATCGTCGACATGGACTTCTTCGAGGCCCTCGGCTTCAAGCACTACCAGGCCGCCGGCCCGGTCGACGACAACGTCCTGCGCGACAACTACATCGACCGCATCTACGACACCTATATCGACGAAGAAGAGCTGCAGGCGTGCGACCACACGATCCTGGAGATCTGCAACAAGCTGGAGCCCCGCGGCTATTCCTCGCGCGAGTTCATCTGGGAGATGGGCAAGTGGCTGGCGGAAGGCAACGCCAAGAAGGAAGGCTCGCTGATCCAGACCTGCTACGAGGAAGGCGTGCCGATCTTCTGCCCGGCCTTCGTCGACAGCTCGGCGGGCTTTGGCCTCGTCAAGCACCAGAAGGAAAAGCTGGCCGCCAAGCAGCCCTACCTGATGATCGACGCGGTCGCCGACTTCCGTGAACTGACGGACGTCAAGATCGCGGCCGGCACCACGGGCCTGTTCATGGTCGGCGGCGGCGTTCCCAAGAACTTCGCCCAGGACACCGTCGTCTGCGCCGAGATCCTCGGCGTCGAGGCCGACATGCACAAGTACGCCATCCAGATCACGGTGGCCGACGTGCGCGACGGCGCCTGCTCGTCGTCGACGCTGAAGGAAGCCGCCTCGTGGGGCAAGGTCTCGACCACCTACGAGCAGATGGTGTTCGCCGAAGCCACCACGGTGGTGCCGCTGATCGCCTCGGACGCCTACTGGCGCAAGGCCTGGGAAGGCCGCGAAAAGCCGCGCTGGAACAAGCTGTTCGGCAAGTAAGCTGATCAGCCCCCTTCTTGATTGAATGGGTCTGAAAATGCAGGGTCCCCGGAAGCGATTCCGGGGACCTTTTTCATGCGCGCATCTTGGCTGGTCGGCCTCGCCCTCCTGGCTCTGACGGGCTGCGCCACGCTGAGCGGCGACGCGGGGACCTATCCGCGCTACCTGCCCAAAAGCGCGTTCGACGCTCGCGACCACGTCCCGCCGCCGCCCGCCAAGGGCTCGCCCCAGGCGGAGAAGGATCGCCAGATCTTCCTGACCACCCGCGCCCTGAAGGACACCCCGCGCTGGTCGCTGGCCCAGGCGGACAACGCCGAGGAGAAGATCCTCGACTCCTACGCTTGCGCCCTGGGCTACACGCCAACGCGCGAGACCAACCCCAAGCTGGCGGCGATGATGCTGCGGATGAGCCGCGACGTCCGGTCGGCGGTGTCGGGACCGAAGCTCAAATATATGCGCCCCCGGCCCTATCTCTCAGAGAACGCGCCCATCTGCATCAATCCCAGCTTTGGCTTCCGCTTCTCGCCGGACTATCCCTCCGGCCACGCCACCTGGGGCTGGACGGTCGGCCTGCTGCTGTCGGAAGTCGCCCCCGACCGCGCCAACCCCATCCTGGCCCGCGCCCGCGCCTATGGCGAAAGCCGGGTGATCTGCGGCGTCCACAACGCCAGCAGCGTCCAGGCCGGCAAGCACAACGCCGAGACGCTGTTCGCCGCGCTCTGGAGTTCGGACGCGTTCAAGGCCGACCTGGCGGCCGTCCGGGCCGAGTCCGACGAGGCCCGCGCCAAGGCCAAGCCGCTCGATCCGGCGCGCTGCACGACCGAGGCGAACCTGGTCGGCGCGCCTCTGTTCTAGGCAGGGCGCACGGCCAAGGTTGCGCGGGGGCGTCCGGCCCTCTACCTCTTGGGCATGGCCCACGGCGCTTCCTGCGATCACGACCACCACAACCACGGCGTCGCCGGGGCGGCCCTGACGGCCGAGCTCGAAGCGGCCGAAGCCCGCTGTTCGGCCGCCGACCAGCGGCTGACGGCGCCCCGCCGTCGCGTGCTGGAACTGCTCCTTCAGGCCGGGCAGCCGGTGAAGGCCTACGACCTGATCTCGACCTTCGGCGGTTCGGGGCCGCCGGCCAAGCCGCCGACCGTCTATCGCGCCCTCGACTTCCTGGAGAAGCAGGGCTTCGCCCACCGGATCGAGAGCCTCAACGCCTATGTCGCCTGCCGCAAGGAGGCCGACGGCCACGCCGCCGCCTTCCTGATCTGCGACTGCTGCGGGGCGACGCGCGAGATCGAGCCCAAGGCCAGCGCCGAGATCATCGCCGCTGGCGCCTCGGCGGGCTACGTTCTGACCGGCGTGACGATCGAGGCCCACGGCCTCTGCGCCGCCTGCAAGGACGCCTGAGCGGAACAACCCCGCCCGCCTCCGGTTCTCTTTGGGTCACCTGGAGAACACGCATGGCCAAGCCATCCAACACCGACGGCCGCGAGGCCAACGACGCCGAACCGCTGGGCGACTTCACCGCCCTGGGCGGCGAGAAGAGCGTCAAGAAGACCGGCGAGAAGTCGCGCGAAAGCGCGGGGCCGGATGGTCCGGACGGCGCGGCGATCGGCGACACCTTCAAGAAGCCGACCAGCCCCGGCAAGCTCAAGGCCTGAACGTTCCCAGTCCGCCAGACAGGCTCTAGCCAAGCTCGTCCCAGCCGCTAGACTCGAACGGCTGTTCACCGCTGCTTGAGACCCGCCATGACGACCGCAGAGCCGCTTCCTGGCGTCGAGATCTGGCCCATTCTTGCCCACCAAGGAACCGCGCCATGACGGCCGCCGAGGGTCTTCCCGGCGTCGAGATCTGGCGTGGAGGGGTGAATACCTGGGACTGCGACGAGATGGGGCACATGAATGTGCGCCACTACGTCGTCCGCGCCCAGGAGGGCCTGATCGGCCTGGCGGCGGAGTTGGGCCTGCCCAACGCCTTCTCGCCTCACGCCAACGCCACCCTCCTGGTCAAGGAGCACCACATCCGCTTCCTGCGCGAGGCCCACGCCGGCGCGCCCCTGACCATGTTGGGCGGGGTGATCGAGATGGGCGAGACCGAGGCGCGGCTGCTGCAGCTCTTGATCCATCCGGCCTCGGGCGAGCTGGCGGCGACGTTCCAGACCACCGTCATCCACGCCACCCCGCGCGAGGGCCAGCCTTTCCCCTGGCCCAGGATCGCCCGGGAGCGCGCCGAGGCGCTGAAGGTCGAGGTTCCGGAGAAGGCGCGGGCGCGCAGCCTGGACCTGTCGCCGTTCACAC encodes:
- the phnE gene encoding phosphonate ABC transporter, permease protein PhnE, which translates into the protein MSDATIPAPPKRSASALAFDTLLWGGVILLLIVSFKPAEIDKFPQLFTDTERTGNFAKLFFKPFTDPDLFLSMDWPLFIGKMWQTIQMALWGTALAIIVAIPLGLLGARNIAPVWIQQPVRRVLDLIRSIPDLVVALIFITAVGLGPFAGVMSIMFNTGGVLAKLFAEAVESIDKGPVEGVRATGAVKLQEIVWGVIPQVAPLWTSYALYRFESSSRAATVLGIIGAGGIGQILFDSINAFQFDQTGCIVLVIVVAVSMIDLLSQIIRTRLL
- the phnD gene encoding phosphate/phosphite/phosphonate ABC transporter substrate-binding protein; translation: MINRRSALVIAAAFSALALASCGKAPQTPADKDTITFSILSTESAQNMESYWKPILADMEKQTGLKVKPFFSSNYSSLIVAMGAKQTDLGWFSNQSGLEAVRRSNGEVFARTFDPSGTDGYKSVIIVPAGSKIQSVQDLLKCDKSLNFGIGDKKSTSGTLAPMTYVFIPANKKPEDCFKTVISANHQANLFAVANGKLDAATNNSTAIGLSKARGEGVTDRVRVIWQSPTLPEDPIVWRKDLDPAIKEKLRQFFLTYAQGDTPEAAQQRGYLKKLSIGGFKPADDSHLLVVREMEATEQLGLAREAGDQAKIAAAQTSLDQIKSERVAAEGKAGLASTPAN
- the phnC gene encoding phosphonate ABC transporter ATP-binding protein, with product MTSDPVLSIRAASKTFGSRRALDAVSLDVARGEMIALIGPSGSGKSTLLRSIDGLQTIDPPGENGGEGVITAFGGAVQAKGKVSSEVRKARIRIGFIAQQFNLVGRLSLFSNVALGSLGRIPVLRGLFGAWPKETREAAMAALARVGVADYAAQRANTLSGGQQQRGAIARALVQKAKIILADEPVASLDPVSARKVMEILRDLNQTDGLTVVVTLHQVDYALRYCDRVVALKAGHKVYDGPATGLNREKLIDIYGPEFEDVFWEGAPQ
- a CDS encoding type III PLP-dependent enzyme, producing MRTYHSPLDLVRERSPERPVALVRPDAVSVAARWFQSEFKGDVFYAVKANPSPWVIRELAQAGVRSFDVASLNEVELVANEAPGSRMAFMHPVKSRAAIAAAYFDHGVKTFSFDTHEELAKILDATGQAKDLNLIVRMGVQAEGAAYSLSGKFGVESHNAPALLLAARRATQDLMGVSFHVGSQCMRPTAFQAAMAQASRALVRAGVLADVVDVGGGFPSIYPGMVPPDLSEYLAAIDRGFAEMMVHETTELWCEPGRALVAEASSLLVKVELKKGDALYLNDGSYGSLFDAAHMKWPFPVKLFRKNGEVVEEGLKPFRFYGPTCDSVDHMPGPFYLPESVDEGDYIEIGMLGAYGVAMNTRFNGFGETDTVEVQDAPMASMYGLAKRSIPVVRQEAEERKIVRFSRPKGAAGKRKRRR
- a CDS encoding glycosyltransferase family protein, producing the protein MSKVTLRWPVIVLILAFQSFCLLRHDLGHGAGYGHSYIYNATWLLDFNNTLAQGHFPPRWLHGAWTGLGAPSFYYYPPLAFYVAAFVRYAFGTIDYPLILAWATYLMVLGSGLSMFAWLRTRTGDAWALIGALIYVAAPYHLVSFYVRAAIGETAAYMTLPLFALCLERAAKSWNWVPGLALSAAALVMSHLLIAMLVFISIAPAFAAYLLLDAPPEKRRGVFLRCAAGAALGLILSASYLGPAMLMQKMALLRVMWGNDADPYKWALMHPAMWPSKPYSTSLALMAYGLAGAALGAIIGVAGRKMTSTQREVLAWSIGVLIAFALYAMPWVWRGVTGLALSKVQFPYRLLLGMEFAAITAVVLAFAHGRRRVPLAALVLIATIPLGYGLALQKPAIDFHLAQVGDSISPEAASHIACRLVPEEHLPAAFGGGPRYAADKYCMTQYDMPLAEAENDGARVTAANLFPDGSVAMAVEATRPTRIVLRKHYFPTWEIGFVQKGPDRAMATQPAGPEALLSFVAEPGAHTYRALIVRSSLEKVCDALTLAGLVFCLAWLGLSARRRLLSRSGRDDLLGRLRAFIGA
- a CDS encoding 1,9-bis(guanidino)-5-aza-nonane synthase encodes the protein MNAPVPNTKAELLQKVVEHVDITSYDARPIIDSMRKMSFSSRDTARAADIFNMALADKGCSTWLILAGSTSAGGCMHVYRDMVKNGMIDAVVATGASIVDMDFFEALGFKHYQAAGPVDDNVLRDNYIDRIYDTYIDEEELQACDHTILEICNKLEPRGYSSREFIWEMGKWLAEGNAKKEGSLIQTCYEEGVPIFCPAFVDSSAGFGLVKHQKEKLAAKQPYLMIDAVADFRELTDVKIAAGTTGLFMVGGGVPKNFAQDTVVCAEILGVEADMHKYAIQITVADVRDGACSSSTLKEAASWGKVSTTYEQMVFAEATTVVPLIASDAYWRKAWEGREKPRWNKLFGK
- a CDS encoding acid phosphatase, whose product is MRASWLVGLALLALTGCATLSGDAGTYPRYLPKSAFDARDHVPPPPAKGSPQAEKDRQIFLTTRALKDTPRWSLAQADNAEEKILDSYACALGYTPTRETNPKLAAMMLRMSRDVRSAVSGPKLKYMRPRPYLSENAPICINPSFGFRFSPDYPSGHATWGWTVGLLLSEVAPDRANPILARARAYGESRVICGVHNASSVQAGKHNAETLFAALWSSDAFKADLAAVRAESDEARAKAKPLDPARCTTEANLVGAPLF
- a CDS encoding Fur family transcriptional regulator, coding for MAHGASCDHDHHNHGVAGAALTAELEAAEARCSAADQRLTAPRRRVLELLLQAGQPVKAYDLISTFGGSGPPAKPPTVYRALDFLEKQGFAHRIESLNAYVACRKEADGHAAAFLICDCCGATREIEPKASAEIIAAGASAGYVLTGVTIEAHGLCAACKDA
- a CDS encoding thioesterase family protein, whose amino-acid sequence is MTAAEGLPGVEIWRGGVNTWDCDEMGHMNVRHYVVRAQEGLIGLAAELGLPNAFSPHANATLLVKEHHIRFLREAHAGAPLTMLGGVIEMGETEARLLQLLIHPASGELAATFQTTVIHATPREGQPFPWPRIARERAEALKVEVPEKARARSLDLSPFTPTASLARADALKLSRIGLGGLLPTDCDVYGRMRAEQFIGRVSDGIGAFIHPFRDLVVDHAEQKPQRMGGAVLEYRIAYLAWPRIGDRIDIRSGLVGTDARTMRVVHWMLDPTTGEPWGTSEAVAITFDLDARKVVPVSDAARAALAAFEVAGLAL